In the genome of Flavobacterium panacagri, one region contains:
- a CDS encoding isochorismatase family protein, with protein sequence MKRKYTKSALLLLDIQNDYFYKGKMEFQGSYEAASEAKKVLDIFRKKRRTIIHIQYIAVHKNASYFVSGTYGAEIYEEVRPLEGETVIVKNNPNSFIETSLYDFLKNNQIENLTIMGMMNNMANDPTVRTAKDLGFNVQLVESKAAEIVLDSL encoded by the coding sequence TATTGGACATCCAAAATGATTATTTCTATAAAGGTAAAATGGAGTTTCAAGGAAGTTATGAAGCAGCTTCTGAAGCAAAAAAGGTTCTGGACATATTTAGAAAGAAACGAAGAACCATTATTCATATCCAGTATATTGCAGTTCATAAAAATGCATCTTATTTTGTTTCGGGTACTTACGGAGCCGAAATATATGAAGAGGTTAGACCTTTAGAAGGAGAAACAGTAATCGTTAAAAATAATCCCAATAGTTTTATAGAAACCAGTTTATACGACTTCTTAAAGAATAACCAGATTGAAAATCTAACCATTATGGGCATGATGAACAATATGGCCAACGATCCAACTGTTCGAACCGCTAAAGACTTGGGCTTTAATGTGCAGCTGGTAGAAAGTAAAGCCGCTGAAATTGTACTAGATAGCTTATAG